The DNA window GGATAAAAACGTCATCCTCAACACGCCCACCGGCTCGGGCAAATCCCTTGTGGCCACGGCGCTGCATTTCCGATCGCTGGCCAAAGGGCGGCGCTCGGTTTACACCTGCCCGATCAAGGCGCTGGTGAATGAAAAATTCCTGGCCCTGTGCCGGGATTTCGGCCCGGAGAATGTCGGCATGGCCACGGGGGATGCGACGGTGAACCGCAACGCGCCCATCCTCTGCTGCACGGCGGAGATCCTGGCCAACTATGCGCTGCGCGATGGCGAGAACGCCCCGTTCCATGAGGTCATCATGGACGAGTTCCACTACTACTCGGATCATGAGCGCGGTGTGGCCTGGCAGGTGCCGCTGCTCACCATGCGGAAGTCGCGCTTCCTGCTCATCTCCGCCACGCTGGGGGCGACGGATTTTTTCCAGCGCGAGCTGGCCCGGCTGACGCAGGCGGAGAGTGTCATCATCTCCTCCCAGACGCGGCCGGTGCCGCTGGAGTTCAACTATGCCACCACGTCTGTGGACGTGACGCTGCAGGAGCTGGTGGAGGCGAAGAAAACGCCGGTTTATCTGGTGCACTTCACCCAGAACGATGCCGCCCAGGCCGCGCAGGATCTGATGAGCCTGAACTTCTGCTCCACCGCCGAAAAGACGGCCATCAAAGAGTGCCTGGAGGGGGCCAAATTCACCAGTCCGTATGGCAAGGAAGTGAAGAAGTATTTGCATCATGGCGTGGGCATTCACCATGCGGGTCTGCTGCCCAAATATCGCATGCTGGTGGAAAAGCTGGCGCAGCGTGGGCTGCTGAAAGTCATCTGCGGCACGGACACGCTGGGCGTCGGCGTGAATGTGCCCATCCGCACGGTACTGCTGACCCGCCTGAGCAAATACGGCGGCCAGAAAGTGGCCACGCTGACCGCGCGTGATTTCCACCAGATCACCGGGCGTGCCGGGCGGCGCGGGTTTGATGACATCGGCTTCGTCGTGGCCCAGGCCCCGGAGCACATCATCGAAAACGCCAAGATGGAGGCCAAGGCCGCTGGCGATGTGAAGAAGATGCGCAAGATGGTGAAAAAGAAAGCGCCGGAGGGCTTCGTGGGCTGGAGTGAGGACACTTTTAAAAAGCTGCAAACCGCTGCGCCGGAGCCGCTGGTGTCCCGATTCCAGGTCTCCCACGGCATGCTGCTGCAGGTGCTGAGCCGCGAGGGCGACGGCTGCGCCGCCATGCGGGATCTCATCGCCGATTCCCACGAAACGGCCACGGCGAAAAAGCAGCACCAGGACCGCGCCTGGCAGCTCTTTCGATCCCTGGTGGAGCGCAAGATCATATCCATCATCCCGCCGCGCGAGCGCCAGAGCCCGGCGCAAAAACTGCGGCTGAATGTGGAGCTGCAGGATGACTTTTCCCTGAACCACACGCTGTCGCTCTACCTCATTGATACATTGGCGGTCATTGATCCCGCCTCGCCCAATTACGCGGCGGATGTGCTGACGCTGTGCGAGTCCATCTTGGAGAACCCGGACCTGATTCTCCGCCGCCAGCTCAGCAAGGTGAAGGATGAAGCCATGGCCGCCATGAAGGAAGAAGGCGTTCCCTATGAGGAGCGCATCGCCCGGCTGGAGGAGCTGGAGTATCCCAAGCCCTGCCGCGATTTCATCTACAACACCTTCAATGAATTTTCCGCGCTGCATCCCTGGGTTGGCCAAGAAAACATCCGCCCGAAAAGCATCGTGCGCGAGATGTTTGAGAACTTCCGCAACTTCACCGATTACATCCAGGACTACGACCTGCACCGCACCGAAGGCGTCCTGCTGCGGCATCTCTCCTCCGTTTACAAAGTGCTGTCCCAGACCGTGCCGGACACTTTTAAAACCGAGCCCGTGCAGGAGATGGAAGCCTGGCTGGCCGGCCTGCTGCGGGGCACGGACTCCAGCCTGATGGATGAATGGGAGCGCCTGCGCAACCCCGAGTGGCAGCCCGCCGAGGAGAAGGCGGAAGAAGCTCCTGACATCACCCGCAACCGGCGCGAGTTCACCGCCCTCATCCGCACGGAGATCTTCCGTTTCCTGCGTGGCCTCGTCATTGGCGACTATCGCAGCGCCCTCGCCTCCCTCGGCCCGCAGCCCGCTCCTGTGTTGTGGACCGCCGAAACGCTGGCCTCCACCATGGAGCCGTATTACGACGAGCACGACCGCCTGCTGCTGGACAACGAAGCCCGCAACGGCCGCTACACCTTTGTCGAACCGGCTGAAGACCACAAGACCTGGAAAGTTTCCCAAGTCCTCGTGGATCTCGATGCCCTTAACGACTGGCAGGCCGTCTTCACCGTGGATCTGGCCAAGGCGAAGGAAGAGGGAAAACCGGCCTTGGTTTTAGTGAGTTTGGGGCCGGTGGTTGGGGGGTGAAGTGGGTTGAGTGGCGAGCGTCTTGGGGTTGAGGGGAGATGAGTGGATAAGGCGGAGTCCACAGACCAGAATGGCGAGTAGCATCGCTTCGCTCAGCATACACGCGCTCCGGGAAAGGCACCTCGCATGAAGCGCGAGTCTTTTACTCGCCTAACTTTCCTCTGATCTCGCAGAGCGGGAGAGGTGGGGGCGTGGGTGATGCGGAAGTCGGGTGCGGGAAGCTCCTCTTCGGTCTTTCAGCAACCTGGCAGCCTTCTGCCTCCTGGCGGACTTTCTCAGAAAACATCTTGCTCCGTGCTAAGAAATTGGTAACTTCGTTCGTTGTGGCATCCAGATACGGATTCTTTTTCGAATCCTGAGCAGCACGACGTTGCTCATTCCCCACAATTTTTTCTTTCGCATGATTTGTTTGAGCCTTTCCTTACCGCGCCCGCATGACCGGGTGAAGGAAAGCCCGTCCATGCGTCAGACAGCCCCCACGGTGCGATATGTTTGAGATGATCCGTGGAGCGATTAACCCATTTTCACGGGGCGTATTGTGCCCTTTGAACCGAACACAACTGGAGGTCAGCCATTAGCAATCCATTCAATAATTTGAGCGCCGGCCAATTCGGCGCGCGTCCTAACGCCAATCCACCCCCTGCGCAACCTGCTGCCGGGGCCACATCCCCTGCCGCCGGCACACCCAGCGCCCCTGTGAACCGTCCCGCCCCTGGCGGCTACCAGCCTCGTACCGGCGGGGGGCCTCCCTTTAACCGGCCCGGTGGTGGCCGACCCCAGCGCAACAACAGCCGCTATGCGGACCAGACCCGGGTGAACGAGCGCATCCGTGCGCCGAAGGTGCGCGTGGTGGACGGCATCACCAACCAGCAGTACGGCGTGCTGCCGACCCAGCAGGCCCTGCGCATGGCCAAGGAGCGCGGGCTGGACCTGGTTGAGGTGGCCTCCAATGCGGAGCCGCCGGTGTGCAAAATCGTTGACTACGGCAAGTACAAGTACATCCAGGAGAAGCACAAAAAAGAGGCTCACAAGCACCAGAAAGGCGGCAAGCTGAAAGAGCTTAAATTCCGCATCGGCATTGATCCGCATGATTATCTCATCAAGATCGTCCATGCGGAAGACTTTCTGGCGGAAGGTCACAAAGTGCGCATCCAGCTCCAGTTCCGCGGCCGCCAGATGGCCCACCAGGAACTGGGCCATGCCCTGGCGGCCAAGATCAAAGCCGACCTGCTGACCATGGGCCATGCGGACCAGGAGCCGAAGATGGCCGGCCGTAACATCAACATGCAGATGAGCCCGCTGCCTGAACGTCAGCGTCATCGTAAGTTCAAGACCCACCTGAAGGGCGTGACGGACGAAAAAGACATGCACCAGGGTGATCATGACCCGCGTGAGGACAAGCATGAGGAACATGATGACCACCATGATGATCATCATGCCGACGCTCCTGCGGCTGAAGCGGCCGAGGCCCCAAAGGCGCCTCCTGCACAAAGTTAAGACCCCTCTTTGAGGTTTTTCAAAGGTTGGCCGTGGTTTTCCCCAAACCACGGCCAATATGTTTTGGCCTATCTCCCCCACTGATTTCCATGCCCCGACTCCTGCTTTTTGACATTGATGGAACCCTTCTCGATACCGGCGGTGCCGGCGGCGCCTCGCTGCTGGATGCGGTTGAAGAGGTGCTGGGGGTGGCGCGTGAAAAACTGCCGCCGCTGGATCTGGCGGGCGCGACGGATGGCGGCGTGATCCGCAAGCTGTTCGGCCAGACGGGCCATGAGGTGACGGACACACTGGTGCGCCAGTATCTGGAGTGCTACCTGCAGCGTCTCCAGGCGCGGTTAAACCACAGCTCCTTCGCCGGACAGACGCTGCCGGGCGTGCTGTCCCTGCTACCCCTGCTGATGAACCGCGCGGACGTGGACGTGGGCCTGCTGACGGGCAATGTCCGCGCCGGGGCGGAGGCGAAGCTTCAGCGCTTTCAGCTGCACCCCTATTTCCTGGACGGCGCTTTTGGCGATGATGCAGAGGACCGGAATCTGCTGGGGCCGGTGGCGCTGCGCCGGATGCAGGCCATGACGGGCCGCGCTTATACTGCGGACCAGGTCATCGTCATCGGGGACACGCCGAAGGACATCGCCTGCGCCCATGCCATAGGGGCACGCTGCCTGGCCGTGGGCACCGGCCACTTTGCGGCCTCTGCCCTGGCGGCTCATGCCCCCTGGCAGGTCCGGGAAAGCCTGGCGGAGGCGGAGGAAGTCTGCGAACTGCTGCTGTCATAAAAGTATCTGATTACCGCCCTCCTCTCATGAGCCTGCTGAATGAAGCCTGGATGCGCCAGGAATGCGCCGCGCTGGACCTGCCCTGGCAGGTGCGCGTGGTGGATGAGATCCCTTCCACCAGCGATGCACTGCGCACGGCTGCGCTCCAGGGCGAAGGTCATGGCAGCGTCCTTTTTGCCGAATCCCAAACGGCCGGACGCGGGCGGCGTGACAACCGCTGGACCGCCCCGCGCGGCCTGGACCTGATGTTTTCCATCCTGCTGCGGCCGGAGGAGCCCGTGGCCCTGTGGCCGCGCTTCACCACGCTGGCGGCGCTGGCCCTGTGCCGGGCGGTTGAGGAGGAGCTGCCGCTGGAACCGCAGATCAAATGGCCTAACGACATTTACGTCAACGGACGCAAGGCCTCCGGCCTGCTGGCGGAGGCCGTCACCACGCCGCAGGGCATGGCGCTGGTGCTGGGCATCGGCCTGAATGTGAACGCCCGCGAGTTTCCCCCAGAACTGGCGGAGACGGCCACCTCCCTGTTTCTCTCCCTGCCCGCCGGCATCCAGGTGCGTGAGCTGGACCGCGGCCCGCTGGCCCTCCGCCTGCTAAAGGAGCTGGCGTTTCAGTTCCGGCATCTCAGCACCGGGTATGATGAAGCGGTGGCCGCCGTGCGCCGGCGGAGCTGGCTCATCGGCAGGCAGATCCGGGCCACGGTGGAAGGCCGGGAGATCTATGGCCGCGCCCTGGACATCAACCAGGAAGGCCATCTCATCCTGGCCATGACAGACGGCAGCCTGCGCACCCTAACCAGTGCTGAAGGTGTGCGCCAGGTGGTCTCATCATGAAAAAAACCGAAAACCGCTCACAGTTTCAGAGGCCAGAATAACGGCACCAGCAGCAGTATCACCGTCAAGCTGATCACCATCAGGCCGCTTCCCACCTTGATAAAATCACTGAACCTGTACTTGCCCGGACCATACACAAGAATGGAACTGGGCTCAAAGGGAGTCAGCACGGAAATGCTGGCACTAAGCATGATCGCAATCCCAAAAGTACGCGGGTTGGCCCCCATGCTGTCTGCCGCTTCCAGGGCGATCGGGAGCACCACCAGCGCAGCGGCTGCATTGGTCATGGGCTGGGTGAGCAGGAACGTCAGAACGCAGAATCCAGCCAATACACTCATCGCTCCATAGGGATTGAGCAAATGCGTCACCACTCCTGCCACCAGCTTGTCTGCACCTGAAGCAGCCATGGCTGTGCCAAAGGCCGTCATGCCGCCGATCAAGATCAGCAGCCGCCAGTCAATGTTCTCATAAGCTGTGTTCAGACTGATGCAGCGGGTGGCCAAAGCCAGTAACGCCGTCATCAAAAAAGCCACGGAGGCCGGCACCAGTCCATAACTGCTGGCCGTCACCGCCAGGGCAAAGGCAATCAGCAGCGCCACCCCCCGCTTCCGGGCTGAGACACTGTAGCTATGCTCCGTGATGACCACCATCTCGGCCTCTTGCTCAAATTTCTGGAAGCGGTCATACGGCCCCTGCAGAAGCAACAGATCCCCTGCATGCAGAACCACATCCGCCATATGGTCATTCAGCGTGCGGTCTCCACGGAGAAGCGCCAGGACCGACAACCCCGTACGACGGCGAAAATTGCTCCCGCGCAGGGTCTGGCCGACCAGGCCTGAACGCGGCGTGAGTACGACTTCCGCCACACTCGCATCGGTCATGTCCACCCCGGAGCGCCGCAGTTGCACATCCTCACGGATATCAATCCCTTCAATCTTCTTCACCTTGATGAGGTTCCGCACCTTCCCGGCCACCAACACAACGTCACCTTCCTCAAAAAGCGTTTGGGGTCCGAGCAGCAAATCAGACTCACCCCGCCGCACCTTGACGACCTGGAACTCCAAAACAGAGAAATCCGAATTGAATGCCACCTGTCCGATCAACGGCGAGTCCGGCAAGATCACCACCTCAGAAAGATATTCCCGGATCTGTCCACCATCGTCATCATGCGCTGCCCGGTCACGTTCCGGCACCCACCGCATGCCAACTGTCAGCAAGTAAACGAGCCCGCATCCAAACAGGATCAGGCCGATTGGCGTGATCTCAAACATGCCGATCTCCCCCAGCCCGCGCGTCTTCATCGCCCCGCTTACCGCCACATTGGTGGAGGTGCCAATGAGCGTACATGTCCCGCCCAAAATCGAGGCAAATGACAGCGGCATCAGGAGCCGCGAAGGGGAGATCTTCAACCGCCGCGCCATGCCGATGACCGGTCCCAGGAACATGGCTGTCACCGTCGTATTGTTCATGAAGGCCGAGATGCCTCCCACACTCAACATCATCCCCGCTGCCACCCGTTCGGGCTTGCCTCCCGACGTTTTGGCCAGCAAACTTCCCAGACTGTCTAAAACTCCGGTGTCCCGCAAAGCTGCGCCAATGATGAAAATGGAGCCCAGCATCACAATGATCTCATTGCCAAAGCCCGCGAAGGCCTCCTGCACATTCAGCACGCCAAAGATCACCAGCAGGCTAAGCAGGCCCAGCGTGACCAGGTCCACAGAGATCTTCTCCGAGGCAAAAAGGATGACGGCCCCCACTAGCAGGCCAATAACAAGATAGGGTTCCATGAACGAGCGCCGATGATGGGCGGGAACCGCCCGCTGACGAGTGAATTAATCGAACGATAGGCAGAGATTTTCGTC is part of the Prosthecobacter sp. SYSU 5D2 genome and encodes:
- a CDS encoding biotin--[acetyl-CoA-carboxylase] ligase codes for the protein MSLLNEAWMRQECAALDLPWQVRVVDEIPSTSDALRTAALQGEGHGSVLFAESQTAGRGRRDNRWTAPRGLDLMFSILLRPEEPVALWPRFTTLAALALCRAVEEELPLEPQIKWPNDIYVNGRKASGLLAEAVTTPQGMALVLGIGLNVNAREFPPELAETATSLFLSLPAGIQVRELDRGPLALRLLKELAFQFRHLSTGYDEAVAAVRRRSWLIGRQIRATVEGREIYGRALDINQEGHLILAMTDGSLRTLTSAEGVRQVVSS
- a CDS encoding DUF3516 domain-containing protein; translated protein: MSDHPLLRLLPKSPGCSNDELLGQFLEYVAEKNLELYPAQEEAILELFEDKNVILNTPTGSGKSLVATALHFRSLAKGRRSVYTCPIKALVNEKFLALCRDFGPENVGMATGDATVNRNAPILCCTAEILANYALRDGENAPFHEVIMDEFHYYSDHERGVAWQVPLLTMRKSRFLLISATLGATDFFQRELARLTQAESVIISSQTRPVPLEFNYATTSVDVTLQELVEAKKTPVYLVHFTQNDAAQAAQDLMSLNFCSTAEKTAIKECLEGAKFTSPYGKEVKKYLHHGVGIHHAGLLPKYRMLVEKLAQRGLLKVICGTDTLGVGVNVPIRTVLLTRLSKYGGQKVATLTARDFHQITGRAGRRGFDDIGFVVAQAPEHIIENAKMEAKAAGDVKKMRKMVKKKAPEGFVGWSEDTFKKLQTAAPEPLVSRFQVSHGMLLQVLSREGDGCAAMRDLIADSHETATAKKQHQDRAWQLFRSLVERKIISIIPPRERQSPAQKLRLNVELQDDFSLNHTLSLYLIDTLAVIDPASPNYAADVLTLCESILENPDLILRRQLSKVKDEAMAAMKEEGVPYEERIARLEELEYPKPCRDFIYNTFNEFSALHPWVGQENIRPKSIVREMFENFRNFTDYIQDYDLHRTEGVLLRHLSSVYKVLSQTVPDTFKTEPVQEMEAWLAGLLRGTDSSLMDEWERLRNPEWQPAEEKAEEAPDITRNRREFTALIRTEIFRFLRGLVIGDYRSALASLGPQPAPVLWTAETLASTMEPYYDEHDRLLLDNEARNGRYTFVEPAEDHKTWKVSQVLVDLDALNDWQAVFTVDLAKAKEEGKPALVLVSLGPVVGG
- the infC gene encoding translation initiation factor IF-3, whose translation is MNRPAPGGYQPRTGGGPPFNRPGGGRPQRNNSRYADQTRVNERIRAPKVRVVDGITNQQYGVLPTQQALRMAKERGLDLVEVASNAEPPVCKIVDYGKYKYIQEKHKKEAHKHQKGGKLKELKFRIGIDPHDYLIKIVHAEDFLAEGHKVRIQLQFRGRQMAHQELGHALAAKIKADLLTMGHADQEPKMAGRNINMQMSPLPERQRHRKFKTHLKGVTDEKDMHQGDHDPREDKHEEHDDHHDDHHADAPAAEAAEAPKAPPAQS
- a CDS encoding HAD hydrolase-like protein encodes the protein MPRLLLFDIDGTLLDTGGAGGASLLDAVEEVLGVAREKLPPLDLAGATDGGVIRKLFGQTGHEVTDTLVRQYLECYLQRLQARLNHSSFAGQTLPGVLSLLPLLMNRADVDVGLLTGNVRAGAEAKLQRFQLHPYFLDGAFGDDAEDRNLLGPVALRRMQAMTGRAYTADQVIVIGDTPKDIACAHAIGARCLAVGTGHFAASALAAHAPWQVRESLAEAEEVCELLLS
- a CDS encoding SLC13 family permease; the encoded protein is MEPYLVIGLLVGAVILFASEKISVDLVTLGLLSLLVIFGVLNVQEAFAGFGNEIIVMLGSIFIIGAALRDTGVLDSLGSLLAKTSGGKPERVAAGMMLSVGGISAFMNNTTVTAMFLGPVIGMARRLKISPSRLLMPLSFASILGGTCTLIGTSTNVAVSGAMKTRGLGEIGMFEITPIGLILFGCGLVYLLTVGMRWVPERDRAAHDDDGGQIREYLSEVVILPDSPLIGQVAFNSDFSVLEFQVVKVRRGESDLLLGPQTLFEEGDVVLVAGKVRNLIKVKKIEGIDIREDVQLRRSGVDMTDASVAEVVLTPRSGLVGQTLRGSNFRRRTGLSVLALLRGDRTLNDHMADVVLHAGDLLLLQGPYDRFQKFEQEAEMVVITEHSYSVSARKRGVALLIAFALAVTASSYGLVPASVAFLMTALLALATRCISLNTAYENIDWRLLILIGGMTAFGTAMAASGADKLVAGVVTHLLNPYGAMSVLAGFCVLTFLLTQPMTNAAAALVVLPIALEAADSMGANPRTFGIAIMLSASISVLTPFEPSSILVYGPGKYRFSDFIKVGSGLMVISLTVILLLVPLFWPLKL